From the genome of Bacillota bacterium, one region includes:
- a CDS encoding ABC transporter ATP-binding protein encodes MDVRNLKTYFYTEDGVVPAVDGVSFGLERGGTLGILGESGCGKSVTSLSIMRLVPQPPGRIVDGQIVFEGEDLLRKKEAEMRRIRGNEIAMIFQEPMTSLNPVFTVGNQIMEAIILHQKVSKAEARRRAIEMLKLVGIPSPEKRIDDYPHQMSGGMRQRVMIAMALSCNPKLLIADEPTTALDVTIQAQILDLMRRLQRELGTAIMLITHNMGVIAELVDHVVVMYAGKIVESADVRSIFTRPRHPYTVGLLESVPKLHESRERLKAIEGVVPSPYNMPTGCRFHPRCELARDICKRLEPPVMELSPGHRAACWQYTNFEPIAAPAPGEVVKLWGSAPAGGAQGAGVSKERGGVGSGRS; translated from the coding sequence CTGGACGTGCGTAACCTCAAGACGTACTTCTACACCGAGGACGGCGTGGTGCCAGCCGTTGACGGGGTTAGCTTCGGGCTCGAACGGGGCGGCACGCTGGGAATCCTGGGGGAGTCGGGCTGCGGGAAGAGCGTCACGTCGCTTTCTATCATGCGGCTCGTCCCGCAACCGCCCGGCCGCATCGTTGACGGGCAGATCGTGTTCGAGGGCGAGGATCTGCTGCGCAAGAAAGAGGCCGAGATGCGGCGCATCCGCGGCAACGAGATCGCCATGATCTTCCAGGAGCCCATGACCTCGCTCAATCCGGTCTTCACCGTAGGCAACCAGATTATGGAGGCCATCATCCTCCACCAGAAGGTGTCCAAGGCCGAGGCTCGCCGGCGGGCCATCGAGATGCTCAAGCTCGTGGGCATCCCGTCGCCCGAGAAGCGCATTGACGACTATCCCCACCAGATGAGCGGCGGCATGCGCCAGCGTGTCATGATTGCCATGGCGCTCTCGTGCAACCCCAAGCTGCTCATCGCCGACGAGCCGACGACGGCGTTGGACGTCACGATCCAGGCCCAGATCCTCGATCTCATGCGGCGGCTCCAGCGGGAGCTCGGCACCGCCATCATGCTGATCACCCACAACATGGGTGTCATCGCCGAACTGGTCGATCACGTCGTGGTGATGTACGCCGGCAAGATCGTGGAGTCGGCCGACGTACGATCCATCTTCACGAGGCCGCGCCACCCCTACACGGTGGGGCTGCTCGAGTCGGTGCCGAAGCTCCATGAGAGCCGGGAGCGCCTTAAGGCCATCGAAGGCGTGGTACCGAGCCCGTACAACATGCCGACGGGATGCCGGTTCCACCCGCGCTGCGAACTGGCGCGAGACATCTGCAAGCGGCTGGAGCCCCCCGTGATGGAACTGAGCCCCGGTCACCGTGCGGCTTGCTGGCAGTACACTAACTTCGAACCCATTGCGGCGCCGGCGCCAGGCGAAGTGGTGAAGCTGTGGGGCTCGGCGCCGGCCGGCGGCGCCCAAGGCGCCGGCG